In Pirellulales bacterium, one genomic interval encodes:
- a CDS encoding PQQ-dependent sugar dehydrogenase, with the protein MAWQLACALALGSTWGTGSFAQEADVAATPAANRVLWHNTRLTGSPEPPPPYTVERTFAKIEWKAPIYLAPVPGTQELVAILQGGEADRPAKIVRLVDDPETAQMDPVLEMDRRLIYGLTFHPRFQENGYVYVFSNGPWDQPDRANRISRFTATSRSPLTIDPATELPLLEWESAGHDGGDLAFGLDGMLYITSGDGTSDSDTFDSGQDVGNLLGAVLRIDVDHTAEDCAYSIPVDNPFLGIEGARRELWAIGLRNPWRMCVDERTGHVWVGNNGQDQWETAHLICRGDNCGWSVYEGSHPFYLHRQRGPAPIVPPTIEHPHSEFRSLTGGVVYYGHALPELDGVYVYGDYSTGKIWGARHDGDTLLEWRELADTTLQIAAFRVDQRGELLVVDHGGGIYRLVPQVTTIEGTPFPTRLSETGLFTSVTEHRPAPGAIPYEVNAPAWADGASAARFLALDGETKIAYTATGGWNFENGAVLVQTLSLPCAENDKCEPRRIETRLLVRRQNEWTGYSYRWNEAQSDAELVDKNGAKQTLIICEEEIPGESSQIVWRFPGRTECLACHSRAANYVLGLSEVQMNRPAGEDRTGENQLERFARGGLFQDALPKPAAELAHLVDPYDRTALLKARARSYLHANCAACHVAAGGGNARMELGFATAADATNLIEARPQHDTFGMANAMLVAPGHPEQSVLLHRLSHRGRGQMPPLVVARVDQRAVELFRDWIAELKPKRTFVRDWTLDELTPELVKLAEPRSRESGERLFAEIGCAQCHRLGTARGTVGPDLTDLARRQTPAQVLESIVHPSKVIPEAYAATVIETDEGLRHTGRIEQETELHVVLRTGAGDADVVSVKKATIVARGLAEISNMPAGMLNVLTLEEVLDLLAYLGQSPAASAEPKATD; encoded by the coding sequence ATGGCGTGGCAACTTGCCTGCGCGCTTGCGCTCGGGTCGACCTGGGGGACAGGCTCGTTCGCGCAAGAGGCTGACGTAGCGGCTACGCCGGCGGCCAACCGTGTGTTGTGGCACAACACACGACTGACCGGTTCGCCGGAACCACCGCCCCCCTACACGGTCGAGCGCACGTTCGCCAAGATCGAATGGAAGGCGCCGATCTATCTCGCGCCTGTGCCCGGAACGCAGGAGCTGGTCGCAATCCTGCAAGGGGGCGAGGCGGACCGGCCGGCGAAGATCGTACGCCTCGTCGACGATCCCGAGACGGCGCAAATGGATCCGGTGCTCGAGATGGATCGGCGGCTCATCTATGGGCTGACGTTTCATCCTCGCTTTCAAGAGAACGGTTACGTGTATGTCTTCTCGAACGGACCCTGGGACCAGCCAGACCGCGCGAATCGCATCTCGCGCTTCACCGCCACGTCGCGATCGCCACTGACGATCGATCCAGCGACGGAACTGCCGCTGCTCGAATGGGAATCGGCCGGCCACGATGGGGGCGATCTGGCGTTTGGTCTGGACGGGATGCTTTACATCACATCAGGAGATGGCACGAGCGATTCCGATACGTTCGACAGCGGACAGGATGTCGGCAACTTGCTGGGGGCCGTGCTGCGCATCGACGTCGATCACACGGCCGAGGATTGCGCCTACTCGATTCCCGTGGACAATCCCTTTCTCGGCATCGAGGGGGCACGCCGCGAACTGTGGGCCATCGGGCTGCGCAATCCCTGGCGCATGTGCGTCGACGAACGAACCGGCCACGTCTGGGTGGGGAACAACGGTCAGGATCAGTGGGAGACCGCGCACCTGATTTGCCGCGGCGATAATTGCGGCTGGAGCGTCTACGAAGGGAGCCATCCTTTCTATCTACACCGCCAGCGCGGCCCCGCCCCCATTGTGCCGCCGACGATCGAACATCCCCATTCGGAGTTCCGTTCGCTGACGGGGGGCGTCGTGTATTACGGGCACGCGCTGCCAGAACTCGATGGCGTCTACGTCTACGGTGACTACTCGACCGGCAAGATCTGGGGCGCCAGGCACGATGGCGACACGCTGCTCGAATGGCGCGAGCTGGCCGATACGACGCTGCAGATTGCGGCGTTCCGCGTCGATCAGCGCGGCGAGCTGCTCGTCGTCGATCATGGTGGCGGCATCTATCGGCTCGTGCCTCAGGTGACAACCATCGAAGGGACGCCATTTCCAACCAGGCTCAGTGAGACAGGGCTTTTCACTTCGGTAACCGAGCATCGGCCAGCGCCGGGCGCGATTCCCTATGAAGTCAACGCGCCGGCCTGGGCCGACGGCGCCAGCGCCGCGCGCTTTCTGGCGCTCGATGGCGAGACGAAGATCGCCTATACAGCAACCGGGGGCTGGAACTTCGAGAATGGAGCGGTCCTGGTGCAGACGCTGAGTCTGCCCTGCGCCGAGAATGACAAGTGCGAGCCGCGTCGCATCGAGACGCGTTTGCTCGTCCGGCGGCAGAACGAATGGACGGGCTACTCGTATCGCTGGAACGAAGCGCAGTCCGATGCCGAGTTGGTGGACAAGAACGGCGCCAAGCAGACGTTGATAATTTGCGAGGAAGAGATACCGGGTGAGTCGTCGCAGATCGTGTGGCGATTTCCCGGCCGCACGGAGTGTCTGGCCTGCCATTCGCGCGCCGCGAACTACGTCTTGGGGTTGAGCGAGGTGCAGATGAACCGCCCGGCGGGTGAGGATCGCACCGGCGAGAATCAACTGGAGCGGTTTGCTCGCGGGGGACTCTTTCAAGACGCGCTGCCGAAGCCGGCGGCGGAGCTCGCGCATTTGGTCGACCCATACGATCGTACTGCGCTGCTCAAGGCCCGCGCGCGTTCGTACCTGCATGCCAATTGCGCGGCCTGCCACGTGGCGGCCGGGGGTGGCAACGCGCGGATGGAGCTGGGATTCGCGACGGCGGCCGACGCGACCAACCTGATCGAGGCGCGGCCACAACACGATACGTTTGGCATGGCCAACGCCATGCTCGTCGCACCCGGGCACCCCGAGCAATCGGTGCTGTTGCATCGCCTCTCGCACCGCGGCCGTGGTCAGATGCCGCCGCTTGTGGTGGCGCGCGTCGACCAGCGAGCCGTCGAGCTGTTTCGCGATTGGATCGCCGAGTTGAAGCCGAAACGAACGTTCGTTCGCGACTGGACGTTGGACGAGCTGACGCCCGAGCTGGTAAAGCTCGCCGAGCCACGCTCGCGCGAGTCGGGCGAACGCCTGTTCGCCGAGATCGGCTGCGCGCAGTGCCACCGGCTGGGCACGGCACGCGGGACCGTCGGGCCAGACCTGACCGATTTGGCACGCCGTCAGACGCCGGCGCAGGTGCTCGAATCGATCGTGCATCCGTCGAAGGTTATTCCCGAGGCGTACGCCGCCACGGTGATCGAAACCGACGAGGGACTACGGCACACCGGGCGCATCGAGCAGGAAACCGAACTCCACGTCGTCCTGCGCACCGGCGCCGGAGACGCCGACGTGGTGAGCGTGAAAAAAGCGACGATCGTGGCGAGGGGACTTGCGGAGATCTCGAACATGCCGGCCGGCATGCTCAACGTGCTGACGTTGGAAGAAGTGCTCGATCTGCTGGCGTATCTCGGTCAGTCGCCCGCCGCGAGCGCCGAGCCAAAAGCAACCGACTAA
- a CDS encoding HAD family phosphatase, with protein sequence MPKYRLLAIDIDGTLVNSRDELTRPTLTALRRAREAGVRIVLATGRRYGRALPLVAPLELDAPLVCNCGALIKRPLDHQTLFEATLDRDLLGAVLAHVDRAGYDPILYADTHAEEFDFYCRHRRPKSPELAEFLDLNDGYERVSPSLVADPPPGIFALCAMGTRDEMLLLERQLQAALPERLYTHVLRSPRYRGYMCEIAGIGITKWSGIERLAREWGIADAEICAVGDDVNDLPMIRAAGLGVAMGNALDEVKAAADRVAPRHDDDGLLAVVEWLGI encoded by the coding sequence ATGCCCAAGTACCGCTTGCTCGCGATCGACATCGATGGAACGCTCGTCAACAGTCGCGACGAGCTCACGCGGCCGACGTTGACAGCATTGCGCAGGGCGCGCGAGGCCGGGGTGAGGATCGTACTGGCGACGGGGCGCCGCTATGGCCGTGCGTTGCCCCTGGTCGCGCCGCTCGAACTCGACGCGCCGCTGGTGTGCAATTGCGGCGCCTTGATCAAGCGGCCCCTCGACCATCAGACGCTGTTCGAGGCGACGCTCGATCGTGACCTGCTGGGGGCGGTGCTCGCGCACGTTGATCGGGCGGGCTACGATCCGATCCTGTACGCCGACACGCACGCCGAGGAGTTCGATTTCTATTGCCGGCATCGACGGCCCAAGTCGCCCGAGCTGGCGGAGTTCCTCGACTTGAACGACGGCTACGAGCGCGTGTCGCCGAGTCTTGTGGCCGATCCGCCGCCGGGCATCTTCGCCCTGTGTGCCATGGGAACGCGCGATGAGATGCTACTGCTCGAGCGGCAGTTACAGGCGGCGCTACCCGAGCGGCTCTACACGCACGTGCTGCGCAGCCCGCGCTATCGCGGCTACATGTGCGAAATCGCGGGAATTGGCATCACGAAGTGGTCGGGCATCGAGCGACTGGCCCGCGAATGGGGCATCGCCGACGCGGAGATCTGCGCCGTCGGCGACGACGTCAACGACCTCCCCATGATTCGCGCGGCGGGCCTCGGGGTGGCCATGGGCAATGCCCTCGACGAAGTGAAGGCCGCCGCCGACCGCGTGGCTCCCCGCCACGACGACGATGGGCTACTCGCCGTGGTCGAATGGTTGGGCATTTAG
- a CDS encoding NPCBM/NEW2 domain-containing protein: protein MRFPAASLLLLLATLAAPFAATQAAEGTLVTAASRAPATLRRIEAGGTYVFDVTGQSRTLTGSEFIAWGTPIESGRGVQVVLDRGGVLVAGAVSLADETLEVEDSLLWSDMRRTATIRIPLSHVAGVMFQPCFDAIERDRRLHALAATEADAERLFLANGDELKGTIVQLSPDRIEFESNVGQLDVELEKVTAVAFDPALRLSSDGPATGVLVGLADGTRLQVASLTSDETTATLQLDDETSWHVEKQEIVWLLPSHENVAWLSDLEPASYRHLPFLELEWPYQLDRSVTGGLLRSGGRLYLKGVGMHSTARLSWDLAQPWRRFEADLALDDSAGKRGSVVFRVFADGKEAFASPVIRGGEPPRPISVDITGAERLSLIVDFADRGDELDHADWLHARLVR, encoded by the coding sequence ATGAGATTTCCGGCGGCCAGCCTGTTGCTCTTGCTCGCTACGCTGGCGGCCCCGTTCGCCGCCACCCAGGCTGCCGAAGGGACGCTCGTTACCGCGGCGTCGCGCGCGCCCGCCACGCTACGCCGTATCGAGGCCGGCGGGACCTACGTCTTCGACGTCACGGGGCAAAGCCGCACCCTCACGGGAAGCGAGTTCATCGCCTGGGGGACTCCGATCGAATCGGGCCGGGGCGTGCAGGTGGTGTTGGATCGCGGGGGCGTGCTGGTCGCGGGCGCTGTCTCGCTGGCCGACGAAACGCTCGAAGTCGAGGATTCGCTGTTGTGGAGCGACATGCGCCGGACGGCCACGATTCGGATTCCCCTCTCCCACGTCGCCGGCGTGATGTTTCAGCCCTGTTTCGATGCGATCGAGCGCGATCGTCGACTGCATGCCCTGGCGGCGACCGAGGCCGACGCCGAACGTCTTTTTCTGGCCAATGGCGATGAATTGAAAGGGACGATCGTTCAACTCTCCCCGGACCGAATCGAATTCGAATCGAACGTCGGCCAGCTCGACGTCGAGCTCGAGAAGGTAACCGCCGTGGCCTTCGATCCTGCCTTGCGCTTGTCTTCCGATGGGCCCGCGACCGGCGTGCTGGTTGGCCTGGCCGATGGTACGCGTTTGCAGGTGGCTTCGCTTACCAGCGACGAAACGACCGCCACGCTACAGCTTGACGACGAGACTTCGTGGCACGTAGAGAAGCAGGAGATCGTCTGGCTCTTGCCCTCCCACGAGAACGTTGCCTGGCTCTCGGATCTCGAGCCGGCCAGCTATCGCCATCTCCCCTTCCTCGAGCTCGAGTGGCCCTACCAGCTCGATCGGTCCGTCACGGGGGGCCTGCTACGCAGCGGCGGCCGGCTCTATCTCAAGGGGGTGGGCATGCACAGCACGGCGCGATTGAGCTGGGATCTCGCTCAACCGTGGCGCCGGTTCGAGGCCGATCTGGCGCTCGACGACAGTGCCGGCAAGAGGGGCAGCGTCGTGTTCCGCGTGTTCGCCGATGGCAAAGAGGCCTTCGCCAGTCCCGTCATCCGGGGTGGCGAGCCGCCGCGTCCGATCTCGGTTGACATCACGGGGGCGGAACGCTTGAGCCTGATCGTCGATTTCGCCGATCGGGGGGACGAGCTCGACCACGCCGATTGGCTGCATGCTCGACTCGTTCGCTAG
- a CDS encoding PSD1 domain-containing protein, whose product MIWILRQLVACALGVSLGWTTTASAAEIDYARHVKPVLQARCYACHGALKQESGLRLDTVEFARRGGDSGAAIEPGDAAASLLVERISADDASLRMPPEGEPLSAAQIDVIRDWIAAGAPAPSDEKPERDPSDHWAFKPPVPPALPTAINADWVRTPIDAFISAEHVSRGLTPQPPADKRLWLRRVTLDLIGLPPTADEQGAFLADDSADAYEKVVERLLASPHYGERWGRHWMDIWRYSDWWGLGAEVRNSQKHIWHWRDWIIESLNADLGYDEMLRQMLAADELYPNDLERLRAGGFLARQYFKFNRTSWLDETIEHTSKAMLGLTFNCAKCHDHKYDPISHEDYYRLRAVFEPHQIRTEQVAGELDFERDGIPRAFDCNLEAVTHIHVRGDDRTPDTSRAIEPGIPSFLPQADWHIEAVSLPAESYAPGLRPYILEGQLQAADKKIAEARASIELVRAELNKSEEAARLATTSGMEPSAEVLQGVAHAQWAMAAAEKSRTATEAVIPSLQARAAADRARFAEPPAENAAALARAAVAAERALAIATAAEAVAKAELAHAQAAEDKKAAEEKLNAARQAFENAQKLAAESSEEYTPLPGALKTLESNLEDEQSRQKPFPRTSTGRRTALARWLTDPANPLPARVAMNHLWSRHLGRPLVATVFDFGRNGAAPSHPELLDWLAVEFIEHGWSMKHMHRMIVLSNTYRMNSSAAGATEENLARDEENKFYWRANPVRMEAQSVRDSLLHLAGELDQTLGGPSIPTQDETSRRRSIYFIQSHNDHQTFLETFDDAMVRECYRRSESIVPQQALALANSPLAAGMAGKIAARLNAASPEQSDEDFARAAFVLILAEEPTADELSVCREALAALVSAATAQNHSNPSVQARTNLVHALLNHNDFVTVR is encoded by the coding sequence ATGATATGGATTCTGCGACAACTCGTGGCCTGCGCGCTGGGCGTATCCCTTGGCTGGACGACTACGGCCTCGGCCGCTGAAATCGACTACGCTCGCCACGTGAAGCCCGTGCTCCAGGCACGCTGCTACGCCTGCCATGGGGCCCTGAAGCAAGAATCGGGGCTCCGGCTCGACACCGTCGAGTTTGCCCGCCGCGGCGGTGACAGCGGCGCGGCCATCGAGCCAGGCGACGCCGCCGCCAGTCTGCTCGTCGAGCGAATCTCGGCCGACGACGCCAGCCTGCGCATGCCCCCGGAGGGAGAGCCCTTGTCGGCCGCGCAGATTGACGTGATTCGCGACTGGATTGCCGCCGGCGCCCCGGCCCCGTCCGATGAGAAACCAGAACGAGATCCGAGCGATCATTGGGCCTTCAAGCCGCCGGTCCCCCCTGCTCTGCCCACCGCCATCAACGCCGACTGGGTGCGTACGCCGATCGATGCCTTCATCTCGGCCGAGCACGTGTCGCGCGGACTGACGCCCCAGCCCCCCGCCGACAAACGTCTCTGGCTACGCCGCGTGACGCTCGATTTGATCGGTCTGCCCCCGACGGCCGACGAGCAGGGGGCGTTCCTCGCCGACGACTCGGCGGACGCCTATGAGAAGGTGGTCGAACGTCTGCTCGCCAGCCCGCACTATGGCGAACGCTGGGGTCGCCACTGGATGGACATCTGGCGCTACAGCGACTGGTGGGGACTGGGAGCCGAGGTGCGCAATTCTCAAAAGCACATCTGGCACTGGCGCGACTGGATCATCGAGTCGCTCAATGCCGATCTCGGCTACGACGAAATGCTCCGGCAGATGCTCGCCGCTGACGAGCTCTATCCGAACGATCTCGAGCGGCTGCGCGCCGGCGGCTTCCTGGCCCGGCAATACTTCAAGTTCAATCGCACGAGCTGGCTCGACGAGACGATCGAGCACACCTCGAAAGCGATGCTCGGGCTGACCTTCAACTGCGCGAAGTGCCACGACCACAAGTACGACCCCATCAGCCACGAAGACTACTATCGCCTGCGGGCCGTCTTCGAACCGCACCAGATTCGCACCGAGCAGGTGGCCGGCGAACTCGACTTCGAGCGCGACGGCATCCCCCGCGCGTTCGACTGCAACCTCGAAGCAGTGACGCACATTCACGTGCGCGGCGACGATCGCACGCCAGATACCAGCCGCGCGATCGAGCCTGGCATTCCCAGCTTCCTGCCACAGGCCGATTGGCACATCGAAGCGGTCTCGCTTCCCGCCGAATCGTATGCGCCGGGCCTGCGTCCCTACATTCTCGAAGGGCAACTCCAGGCGGCCGATAAGAAGATCGCCGAGGCACGCGCCAGCATCGAGCTCGTTCGGGCCGAATTAAACAAGTCGGAAGAAGCCGCTCGGCTAGCCACGACGAGCGGCATGGAGCCTTCGGCCGAAGTGTTGCAAGGCGTCGCTCATGCCCAGTGGGCGATGGCTGCCGCCGAGAAATCGCGGACGGCGACCGAGGCCGTCATTCCGTCTCTGCAAGCGCGAGCTGCCGCGGATCGCGCCCGGTTCGCTGAACCTCCTGCGGAAAATGCTGCCGCGCTCGCTAGGGCTGCGGTGGCGGCCGAGCGTGCGCTGGCCATTGCCACGGCTGCGGAAGCGGTCGCCAAAGCAGAGCTTGCCCACGCCCAGGCCGCTGAAGACAAGAAGGCCGCCGAGGAAAAACTGAACGCAGCCCGCCAGGCGTTCGAGAACGCCCAGAAACTCGCCGCCGAGTCGAGCGAGGAATATACGCCGCTTCCAGGTGCGTTGAAGACCCTTGAATCGAACTTGGAAGATGAACAGTCTCGCCAAAAGCCCTTTCCGCGCACGAGCACGGGGCGCCGCACGGCACTTGCTCGCTGGCTTACTGATCCGGCGAATCCGCTTCCCGCACGCGTGGCGATGAATCATCTCTGGTCGAGACATCTCGGCCGGCCGCTCGTCGCCACGGTGTTCGACTTCGGCCGCAACGGCGCCGCCCCCAGCCATCCCGAACTGCTCGACTGGCTCGCCGTGGAATTCATCGAACACGGCTGGAGCATGAAGCACATGCACCGGATGATCGTCCTGTCGAATACCTATCGCATGAACTCTTCCGCGGCCGGCGCCACTGAAGAGAATCTCGCGCGAGATGAGGAAAACAAGTTCTATTGGCGCGCGAATCCCGTGCGGATGGAGGCGCAATCGGTGCGCGATAGCCTGCTGCACCTGGCGGGCGAGCTCGATCAGACGCTCGGCGGGCCGAGCATCCCCACCCAGGACGAAACGTCGCGCCGTCGCAGCATCTATTTCATCCAGTCTCACAACGACCACCAGACGTTCCTCGAAACGTTCGACGACGCCATGGTCCGCGAATGTTATCGTCGCTCGGAAAGCATCGTGCCGCAGCAGGCCCTGGCGTTGGCCAACAGTCCGCTGGCCGCCGGCATGGCCGGCAAGATTGCCGCGCGACTGAATGCCGCGTCTCCCGAGCAATCGGACGAGGACTTCGCTCGAGCAGCTTTTGTCTTGATCCTGGCCGAAGAACCAACCGCCGACGAGTTGTCTGTCTGTCGCGAGGCGCTCGCCGCCCTCGTGTCGGCGGCCACCGCCCAGAATCATTCGAACCCCAGCGTGCAGGCGCGCACCAATCTGGTCCACGCGCTGTTGAACCACAACGACTTTGTCACGGTGCGCTGA
- a CDS encoding class I SAM-dependent methyltransferase produces the protein MAASRLESLVAAPPTCEPHAAPVRSSSTPRTTVACYDFWDRVFRCAGVLDYTEGFYDGDPTRPYEQAQLAQLDYLLDAVGCQAGSRILDIGCGNGELVARACARGAFATGVTISPHQVRHCRNRGLDVHLLNYHDLPAAWNGCFDAVVLNGPIEHFVQAEEAAAGRADAIYHELFGICHRVLDPSSTSRRVINTTIHFDRFASDPTDAMRSPWSYRWFSDKFHYSLLVRGFGGHYPHLGQFERCAQPYFQLAAERDATYDYHLTSEEWLRHGMRSLFSPSQWGRLLPFALRHPLHSTTMMFLLLVSQSWNWQFRGERPPMKHLWQTWAYQPT, from the coding sequence ATGGCTGCCTCTCGGCTCGAATCTCTAGTCGCCGCACCCCCGACGTGCGAACCACACGCCGCGCCGGTTCGCTCCTCATCTACTCCACGGACGACGGTCGCCTGTTACGACTTCTGGGATCGCGTCTTTCGCTGCGCCGGCGTGCTCGACTACACCGAAGGATTCTACGACGGCGATCCAACCCGTCCGTACGAGCAAGCACAACTCGCGCAGCTCGACTACCTGCTCGACGCCGTCGGCTGCCAGGCGGGCTCGCGCATCCTCGATATCGGCTGCGGCAACGGTGAACTCGTCGCGCGTGCTTGCGCACGGGGCGCCTTTGCCACGGGAGTGACCATCTCCCCCCATCAGGTGCGACATTGCCGAAACCGCGGCCTCGACGTTCATCTGCTGAACTATCACGATCTCCCCGCCGCGTGGAACGGCTGCTTCGATGCCGTGGTGCTCAATGGCCCGATCGAGCACTTCGTTCAGGCCGAAGAGGCCGCCGCCGGGCGCGCCGACGCGATCTATCACGAACTATTCGGCATCTGTCACCGTGTGCTCGATCCTTCATCAACGAGCCGACGCGTGATCAACACCACGATCCACTTCGACCGCTTCGCGAGCGATCCGACCGACGCCATGCGCAGCCCCTGGTCGTACCGCTGGTTCTCCGACAAGTTTCACTACTCCCTGCTGGTCCGCGGCTTCGGCGGCCACTATCCGCATCTCGGTCAGTTCGAGCGCTGCGCGCAGCCCTATTTTCAACTCGCCGCCGAACGCGACGCCACGTACGACTACCACCTCACGAGTGAAGAGTGGCTGCGCCACGGCATGCGATCGCTGTTCAGTCCCAGCCAATGGGGACGACTGCTGCCATTCGCCCTGCGGCATCCGCTCCATTCGACGACGATGATGTTCCTGCTGCTGGTCTCGCAATCGTGGAACTGGCAATTCCGCGGAGAACGCCCGCCGATGAAGCATCTGTGGCAGACCTGGGCCTACCAGCCCACGTAA
- a CDS encoding DUF1501 domain-containing protein, whose protein sequence is MTRSHHHRGCTGIHRRTFLADLGMGFTGMALGAMLSQDGIVRAAEASGWRPPDGRPHFAPRAQSVIWLFMNGGVSHMESFDPKPALDQYAGKTIDETPFADVQNPERLKLARVTVINDANGQQRNKLYPLQVGFRKYGQCGVELSDWVPHVGAHADDICFLRSIYTTDDNHGAQTQFHSGRHMLDGEYPNLGAWVHYGLGSVNDNLPQYISLGNREYWNKKDGHYLGPAHDAVPIRVDPANPLEFGQLAEGISREEQRIQFDLVDRLNQLQAIEYPHDPALAARIQSYELAFRMQTSVPNVLDFDQESAETQQLYGLDDPATKEFGMQMLACRRFVEQGVRFVQVQHGAGGAGVWDAHGGLKANHEKNFRAVDKPIGGLLTDLKRRGLLDSTLVIFASEFGRTPGSQNGDGRDHHIYGFSVWMAGGGIKGGITHGATDEIGFHAVEHPHYVTDIHATILHQLGLDSRRLEVPGRKRLDIDHGQVIRDILA, encoded by the coding sequence ATGACCCGTTCTCACCATCATCGCGGTTGCACCGGTATCCACCGGCGCACGTTTCTGGCCGATCTGGGCATGGGATTCACGGGTATGGCGCTCGGAGCAATGCTCTCGCAGGATGGCATCGTTCGTGCCGCCGAGGCCTCTGGCTGGCGACCTCCCGACGGTCGCCCCCACTTCGCCCCCCGGGCGCAGAGCGTCATCTGGCTTTTCATGAATGGCGGCGTCTCGCACATGGAGAGCTTCGATCCCAAGCCGGCGCTGGATCAGTATGCCGGCAAGACGATCGATGAAACCCCCTTTGCCGACGTGCAGAACCCCGAGCGGCTGAAGCTGGCCCGGGTCACCGTCATCAATGACGCCAATGGCCAGCAGCGCAATAAGCTCTACCCATTGCAAGTGGGCTTCCGCAAGTACGGACAATGCGGCGTCGAGCTGAGCGACTGGGTGCCCCACGTCGGCGCGCATGCCGACGATATCTGCTTTCTGCGCTCGATCTACACCACCGACGACAATCACGGCGCGCAGACGCAGTTTCACTCGGGCCGTCACATGCTCGACGGCGAGTATCCGAACCTCGGCGCCTGGGTACACTATGGCCTTGGTTCGGTGAACGACAATCTGCCGCAGTACATCTCGCTGGGAAATCGCGAGTATTGGAACAAAAAAGACGGCCACTATCTGGGGCCGGCACACGATGCCGTCCCGATCCGCGTCGACCCGGCCAACCCGCTCGAATTCGGCCAGTTGGCCGAGGGGATCTCGCGCGAGGAACAACGCATTCAGTTCGACCTCGTCGATCGTCTGAACCAACTGCAGGCGATCGAGTACCCGCACGATCCGGCCCTCGCCGCGCGGATCCAATCGTACGAGCTGGCTTTCCGCATGCAGACCTCGGTCCCTAACGTGCTCGACTTCGACCAGGAAAGCGCCGAGACGCAGCAGCTCTACGGCCTCGACGATCCGGCCACGAAAGAGTTCGGTATGCAGATGCTCGCCTGCCGGCGTTTCGTCGAGCAAGGGGTGCGCTTCGTGCAGGTTCAGCACGGCGCCGGGGGGGCCGGCGTCTGGGACGCCCACGGTGGGCTCAAGGCCAACCACGAGAAGAACTTCCGCGCCGTCGACAAGCCGATCGGCGGTCTGCTGACCGATCTCAAACGCCGTGGGCTGCTCGACTCGACGCTCGTGATCTTCGCCAGCGAGTTCGGTCGCACGCCGGGCTCGCAGAACGGCGACGGCCGCGACCACCACATCTATGGCTTCTCGGTCTGGATGGCCGGCGGCGGCATCAAGGGGGGCATCACGCACGGCGCGACCGACGAGATCGGCTTCCACGCCGTCGAGCATCCTCACTACGTGACCGACATCCACGCCACGATCCTGCACCAACTCGGGCTCGACTCGCGACGCCTCGAAGTGCCTGGGCGCAAACGGCTCGATATCGATCACGGCCAGGTGATCCGTGATATTCTGGCGTAG